The nucleotide sequence GAAGAATTGCTGTTAAAACGAACATAGTGGTATAAAGACTACCGTCCGATTAGAGATCAACCGACTAAACGATAATTTACAATACGAGCAAATTCATCAGGATCTAAAGCAGCTCCACCCACAAGAGCGCCATCAATGTCTGACTGTCTCATCAAATCTGGACAGTTTCCCGATTTAACCGAACCGCCATATTGAATACGGACACTCTCAGAAGCTTGACCCC is from Acidimicrobiales bacterium and encodes:
- a CDS encoding triose-phosphate isomerase, giving the protein GQASESVRIQYGGSVKSGNCPDLMRQSDIDGALVGGAALDPDEFARIVNYRLVG